Within the Corticium candelabrum chromosome 6, ooCorCand1.1, whole genome shotgun sequence genome, the region CAGCAAGCTTGAAGTGCTAGCAGCACAACAACGGCAGCTGCACGAAGCAATGTGGAACAGGAACAACCAGAGACGCACATGGCGGTCGATCTTGGGAGAGAAATCCTACTCTGCCGAAAGTACCATTGTGTTTTGATATCTACCGTTGCCGCATTTGTAACTGTATACGTCCTTTGTAACTGTATACGGAAAAGAGCTGATATCTCTTCTCTGATGCCGGTAGGCTGTGACCGCAGCTGGTTAGCGTCAGAGTCGCTCTCACTCGTACGAACACGTGTTATAGAAGGAGGGACATGGATCGACAcacttgttcttcttctgccCTCTGTATCACCAGACGCTGCTCATTCAAATACCGTTGTAGAATTTGTACCTAAATTTGTACACACGAAAAACTCACTTCTGTTGCCCAGAAGCCCTTGCACTTGCTGCTGTAGGCTTTGCAGTGCGCTCATAACAGCACGAATACTATCATCACGGTCGTCGCTCGGTCGGTCTTGTTGCTGACTCATAATTCAGTGTAGACTAGGCCTCGTCTAGGTTTCGCGCCGTTTTACCGCAAGACTTCCGCCTTACAGATATCAATTACATGAATACACTGGGAGCGTTGGTTAGCTAGTACTGCTCGGTAGATCACGGAGCAGAATTACTGCAGACATGTCAACTATTGAAATTTAGATACGTGAGACAAAGAAACGAACAGTTACGTGTACACAGCCTTgctagtattaattaattaaaatagttaCGCTACGAGGTTTGTTCACTTATATAGAACCCTGATTGACTCAAGCTATGCCTCtaagtttatatatatatatatatatatatatatatatatatatatatatatatatatatatatatatatatatagccgtGCAGTGCACATGCAGTTAGACTAAAATTAGTTTGGTCAAAGTCACGAGCTTTACTCTTGGATTACCAGTCTATATAGACTGCACAAAAACTCTGCCAACCTGAAAATTAGCAGGCAGACTTCCTGTAAACTGTAAACAGTGAACGGCCATAGAAAATCTCAGTATATAGATACGCGTGAGACGAACTCGAAGTGATGGGTACGCACGAGAAGGGTCAAATGCGTGAGAGTTGAAATATCTGGGCTATTGCTAGTAGTTACCACAGTTGTAGGCGTGTTGCCGTTGTATTGTATTAAACAATCACTAGCGGTACATGTACCCGCTCTACGAGGATGATGATGAATTAATGAATTAGTATTCTATGACAGATGAGACGCAACAAACTCCGCTGCCGTGATGAACAAGTCTACGCCAAAATCATTGCTGTCGGCTAGAGGATTTACTGTTCGTTTCAGTTCTTCGTAATCTGCTTCGCTGAGAGGAACTTCTACGCCATCTGGTAAGTGAACTCCGCTTGCGGTGTCTTCATCATCAATGTCGCCGGTTGCTGGGCCATTCCAATCCACTCCGTACTCGTCAGGGTCGACAGGTAACGGATCGGCAGCCGTACGCATAGAACCTTGCATTCTGAACATTCCAGTTATCCATAACTATAGCCACAAGGTACGTGAATTAACGACTATATGAAATAGGAAATACATGCAGTGCTGCGAGGCCGCTATCTAGGTCTTACTTGAAGAGGAGATCTTCCTCTCTCGGTAGCCAAACGATGCCTGCACCACGCTTGGCGAAATCCGTCAAGGCTACTTTGAATTCGACTGACGAATATGTAGTGGATACAGAATAAGTCTGTCGCATTGTTACAGTCCAATAGCTGTCGGCGCTCTAGACAGCGAAATATGCTTCTATATGTGGCAGTAACTGCGACCGTGACATCTCTCCACAATCTCTCGATTCTTTGATTGTGGACAGATCGACCTGCTATAAAGCTGCCTCTTTCGGTACCTCTGTAGGTCAGCATATATTCTGCGACGTCAACGTTCTCAACACCGCGGTCCGCTCTTACTCTAGACGGGAGACCGTACTCTGCTACAGTTTCTTGGAAGTACGACAGGACAGTAGTGGCTCGATTATTTGAACTGCACTTGAGGTAGACAGGTATTCTACTGTAGCCATCAATACCTAAAACCCATGATGCATGAACACAATTATGTAGGTTACGCCAGGAGTTGTAATCATCACATCAAGTTCTCTAGATGTTTATATACTGTATTGTTCACTCACCTCCACGTATAACTAAACCCCATCGGATTAGACCGTGCTGACCGTCGATATGCCACAGGGCATTTGGGCCGTAGACGTTGTATGTGCGCCGTTGGATTGCGTTCGACCACCTGAGCGCAATTCCCTCTGGATCAACTCTACACAAGCTGTCACGTACTCTTTGACGTGCTACTTGGATACCTAGTCGGAGCAAATGTCCTTCCACCATTCGGTAGCCATGCCTGGGATATCTTTGGTTGATTTGTGAGACTACTTCTTCCAAGTCCTCATCTGAGATGTTTGTGTAGAATTGCCCAACTGACAAACCGTGCTCCGACAAACGACGGTGAACGGTACGTACTGAACACCCGATTGTAAGCCCTATATCATTTGCTGTAAATCTGTATGACAACAGAAATTCGAGCTGTTCTTTTGACACCTTGATCTTTGGTCGACCGGTTCCTTGCACCTCTAAATATAGATTTTTCTAAGTAAATCATGGAACAAAAATACCAACCCAATAATTAGTAATCTAAATGATAGAAATATCAAACAAGAAGATGACCTTCACAGACATAGTTATCTAATTATATACATAATTGGATGCTGTTGTGCTGGAAGGAAATGGAGGTTGTAGGAGATTGCGACATGGAGACGCAGTTTTCGAGTAATGAGTTTCCATCCAAAGATAGTCTGCAAGTTTCTCTCAATGACTGATGAGAAGGCATCGTAAAGGCAGTGTATTGTGTAGACCCCACCCGTCACGTGATACTATTAGAGCGTGCTAGTATGTGGGACCAATGtacatttgctgtttgtgatcATCGTACTAAAATTATCTTAATACTCTCCAGTTGTCTTAAGCTTTATACTGATCAGTGTATAtaaaccaaacacacaaatgctgTCTATAGGTCCATCTTCGACTGTCCAGTGATATGACTTTGGCTTCAGTTCTCTAGATCTTGGGGactataataatataatatacaataataatataatatacaatatactgtaGTACATCTAAATATACGGGTATATAGCAACTGTCATAGTACGTTGAGTGTCAAATGGGATTGATGTCTAGACacatggttaattaattaaacttgatATTCTTGAACCTTCAAATTCCTAGGCAGGTGGGATCACAATAACATGACACTATCTTTGCTGGCCCATCAGCAAACACACCAGCACTGTGCATTTCTTATAAGTTTCAGGGTGCGACCAATAGTcaagttttattaattaatttattagagcCCAGCCCTTTCTGCTTTCATTAGTTTCCTGATGATGTAGACGTTTGAAAATACCAGCTTTCAGGATCAGATCAGAGCCGTCTATCTAGTCAAGATCAGAGCTGATTACAATGTAGCCTACGCCTACGAGGGcacatagtctcgcgtagccagaccatctccgcctacattcTTCCGGCGAGACTAATTTAAAGAGACTAAGAGACTAACGTCTCTTCAAGCAAGAACTGTTGCGCAGAAATATCTTTTGCCATTTTCAAGTGAGTCTATGTATTTGTAAGAAGGAATGCATGCAGCAGACAACGTTTACTTGCAGTAGATGCTAGaagggttgtgtgtgtgtgtgtgtgtgtgtgtgtgtgtgtgtgtgtgtgtgtgtgtgtgtgcacgtaaGCAAGTGACAGCATTGTCTCACTGTGTCATTCGTCCCTAGTGAACATGCGTAGGACATACTTGCCAGTATCTGTAACCATGCTCCAATAGATCACTATCTATAGCATTCAGTGTACTCATTGTGTCTAGAGCTAACTTTACTCCGGTGGTCAGACTTCAggatttgtttatttgatcAATTTAAAAGGCAGGAGATAACAGTCCCCTCTTTAGCTGAAACTGTATGTGGATACACAATATGTTGATGGTGCATGCAGTTATATTAAGTAGAACAATTCCATGGCGTCAGATCCTGATTGGAGTAAATCTTGTCCTGCCATGAGAGCCTGAAGTGACTCACATGACTTCATGTGACACAAATGCTGTTCACTGTTAGGGCAAATTCGCTTGTAACACTCGATAGTTACCAGTTGAATTTACTACTCctgagtcacgtgacttcacTGTGTAGTGACTAAAATTACGTTTAGTACTTAGCAGGACATTCTACAAATTGCACAACACTAGACAATGTCATCAATACATACTATATGACAATGTCAACACAAATTGTAGATCACTACAAATTTCTGTTCGCTACTCATGAAGATGACCTACCTATTACCATGCTGCAACTATCTACACCTGATACCAATAATGGATAccgataatggataatggatacaTAATGGATACCAATAATAAGCTGCTTATTGCTGTGCTGTGATACGATAATGCACTGCTCACTGTTGTGCAAGTTCTAAACATCCAACTCTGACTGATGATAACGAGGTGTTTCCTCATTCTCCAACTCTGACTGATGATAACGAGGTGTTTCATCATTCTCCTCCACTGCAGTCATATTGACAACCACGTCACCACCTCGTCCTAGCTTGTCCAGAAGCTCTAATCCTAATCCTTCACCACCATCTGGCTCATTCTCACGATTTGCTCTTTCTCTCTCAGCCTGCTCTTCGATCTCCATGATTTCGGCCGAACGTGCCTGAGACCAGTTTGAGTAAGGATCCGGTGGGACAGGTTCATCAGCAGCATTAGGATCAAAGTAATTCATTAACTCAGTGAGGAATTCTTCAATATCCCGGACCAGATTTGTGAACGTAGGACGTTCCTCCGCGTTCATTATCCAGCAACGCTTCATAATTTCGTATCTGCAAAGCAACAAATTAGCTTACAAATGATCTGAATATTGCAACTACACGGCCCACATTTCAAATGGACACTCATCAGGTTTGTGGAGACGATTTCCTCGTTTAAGGTAGGGAATAACATCTTGATTGGAGACACCAGGATAGGGAACTTGAGCCAAAGTCATGACTTCCCACATAGTAACACCAAATGCCCACTAGACAGATAAGAGTAACAACTTGTACGTTATCACAACACCACAGACTACCTGACCAATTAGTAAATAGTATAAACATTCAAACAGAGTCACTTTACTGCCACCACTAAAATGGTTTCACTCTGAGAGTTTTCACAGGTCATTCAAACACTTCGATAATTTCCAGGCTACAATATCCGGGCAGTTAATGAAAGTATTATGTAGCCTGTAATCCTAAGGACtcttgcacacacaaacaatactgTGCATTCAAAGGCagccacatgcacacaacatacacagagacatTGTTAATGTGTACCAACATCTCtgaatatattgtatatagaTGTCACGTGCTTGCTAAGGAGGTGATTATTGTCCATTATATCATTTTGATTGATTTTTGTAATCCTTAATTTAAGCTTTTTTATGCCCATAGAATGACTAAAACATAGTCAGAAATACTAATCCTCATGCTTGAGACAAGATGGATTTAAGTAATGCATATAGTCTGTGTGTACTCATTAGGCAACTCTGAATGAACTCTAGCACCATAATAGAACACGTACCAAAGCAGATTACCAGTGGACACTTACCACGTCAGATTTTTCTGTGAAGAAGAAATCGATGAGACTTTCAGGTGCCATCCATTTCACTGACAGCTGGCCTCCCTGTCCCATCCGATAATAGTCCTTGCCCTCAGACATTGCACGAGAAAGACCAAAGTCGGCCACTTTTATATCCAAATCATTGTTCACCCTGTATTAGTAATTCAATGAAATTAGGACAGAAACCACTACGTACACCTACAGCCTTACATGCAGTTTCTGGCGGCAAGATCACGATGAATGATGCCCTGCTTGCTGAGATATTCCATTCCCATACCAATCTGATGACAAAACTTTGCTAGTTGAGCAAGATTGATTGGACTTTTCTAAACATAGAAACAGTTAGCAGATGAGCTGTGAGAATCAACATTTCACGAACCAGTGCTTCCTCCGGAGAAAGCTTTCCTGGTCTGCTTTTTCTCAGGTAGTTTTTGAGATCTCCTCTCTCCATAAATGGCAGTACGATCAATGGTGCAGTCATTCGTACCTTTGCGCTGTCGTCGTTTAGCCAACAGATCCCAACCAGTTCCATTACATTGGGATGATCGAATGCCTTCATCTGCAGTCCTTCCCGTATAAAATCAGTCACTTCCTTTTGACTAGTTACATCTAAAATCATATTGTATAATGTTGTTTATTAGCACTGTTAATGCAAATAGCCAGTGTCCTACCCTGCACCGATTTGACTGCGACTTCGTTGTCTGTATCAAGCATACCCTTGAAAACCTCTCCAAAATTGCCTAGACATCAAGCAGACATTAAAATTTAGTACCATAAAGTTTGCTACAACGTACAATACCTTTTCCAATTGTAACTTTGATGTCTATCCTTCCAGGATCAATCAGCACTTCGCCTATCTCTTTTAGGACATCCTCGTCAAGCTTGAAGCTTGATCCTTCAGCTTTGGCAGAGAGGTGAGGAAATCCATCAAATAGATAGAGATGCTTTTGCGAAGACTGACTACGAATTCCTTAGGACAAAACATCATCATTCGTACGTACACATTACGcataaatacaaaacacttGGATTACGACACACAACTAGTTACTAAGCCATAATGTCACATactgaaatgtgtgtgtggctaTGTGTGTAAACATGCGTGGAGATAATGTGTTAGGACAACAGAATGGAACTCTGACTACTTACTTAGCAGCTCCATAGAATAACGGTATTCTTGGATTTCTCTCCTCTTTTCACGAATGCTTTTGACAGTTTGAAGAGCACTCACAAGTAGACCAACAAATGCAGGAAACAACGCAAGGAAAATGAACCAACGTCCATGATTAAGACACTGTGATGTACTATCAACGTGCACAACAAACACCAACCCAATCATGTACAGGATGCTGGCTGCAACTGCAATAGACGTCCTGATAATGTCAAAAACAGTCAAATGATGCTCATCTTCTTCATCCTTTTTCACACACAAGTCGACAATGAGGAGAGCAATGAATGCAATCAGAAGAATGGCACCAAACCAGTACGAACCAGCCACTACTGATTTGCCTCGTTCTTGGAAACAATGTTCAATTGCCGTACTGTTGTCATCAAACTTCTCTACTTTGTCAAAGTGAGCCACAGCCGCCACAATGAGCTGAATCATGACCAAAGCAAGGAAGCCAAATATTTTAAGGCACAGTTGTCCAAGACGATTCTCAAACCTTCGACATGCAACGTAAATCAGTAAGACAGTGAAGCAAACGCCATTCGCCAAATTCACCAAGAAGTCATCTCCACGATTATCACAATCGAAAGACTCATCGCCGAATATGATCCAGAAGCAAATGCAGATCGAAAACAGAGTGAGACCAAGCAGAATACTGTATCCTGGTGATCTCAGAACACGTTTCACACTCACTTTTATATTGCTGTCATTTCTTACTGTTTCATCATTGTCACTCTTTAATCGTACACAACTGTCATTCCACATGTACACGAGACATACGGCAATAAGCAGAAGAAGGATGACAATAACGAGACCGACCATACCATGCAGTTTGTCAGGATTACAAGAGTTGTCAATAAACTCCATCGTTGGTTTCATCGTCAGCGTTGTTGGTACTGATGTGGTTGGTACTGCTGTTGTTGGGCATGTTTGAAACTTAGGAAGGGGTTGCTGTTGTATTGGTGTCATTGTGGACATGACAGTGCTGTTAACAAGAGAGCCATTAGTGTTGCTACCAAAGTCAGTCATATTACCAACACTGTCGGAGATATTGACAGTAGGAGTACTAACAACAGTGGGAATCTCCGAACTGACAGTGCTGTTTACAGAGGCATTCGTGCTGTTATCCACAATCGTGTTGTTATCCACATTCATGTTATTATCCACACTGTTGACTGTAGGAGTAGTGGGAAATTCAGAGTTATTAACAAAAACATAGAGGTGACCATTGTTGCTTTCTATCCCATTGCTATCAATTGTTCATATCCCATACTCTTTTCCACCTAAAACATAAGTAAACTCAGTTGTTCCAGTTGTTCCATTTGATGTATCATTGAACCCAAGTCCCAGCATTGTTTCATTTGATGTATGCTCTGAGACGTTCATATCTCTAGAATACACTCCATCTCCTCCAGTATCACTTTCTGTTTCGATCACCATCTCTAATTCAAGAATCCTGTATTGCCATTGCAAAGGTTGTTGCCAATCGAATGAGTCATTTGCGTGTCCTGTTCTTCCAAACACTAACGTATTTCCAGTCTCCTTGTTCTCAATTGTCCTATTGGCCCCAAAACGTAAAAAACCGTTACCTAAATCGAACGTTCCAGGTAGTTCTTTGTAGTTAGCATAGTGAATCTGTACGAATTCTCTGATCAGAGAAACTCCAACCATGACAAGTGCAGCTTTGTAGTTTCTCAAAATTGGTCTAATAATTGGAGGCAATGATTCATTAGCATTGCACTGATCAGAACAATTGTAATGATTGTGCCAATATCGCTGCAACCACGTGTTCCGATTCCACTCATATGAATTGAGACGAATGGATGCCATGTGTTTCTGAATTACTTCAGTCCCATTAATATCATTCCTGAGAGCATATACTTTGTGGCCATTTTTCACCAATTGTACGATGAGTCCACACAAGGTATCTGCTTGTCTTGGGTCACCCCAGAAATCTCCAAACAGAAACGAATATGTGCGATTGACATGTGACAAAATGGATTCATTAAAGATTCGAAGAGTGGTAACAGCAAACTCAATAGACGAGAGATAGACAATGTGTGTTGACTGCTCCAAATCATTGTAGAATTTATGGTGGTCTGCATGGTCTGCATAACTATTAGCCGTATGTTCTTCATATGCTTCACCAATGGTTTGAATAGCCAATTGTGTATAGTCTTTTGACATATCTGTTCCTTTTTCAAGGGGTCGCTGCCGTCGATAGGCAACCTGTCAGAAACAGAAATCAGCTTTATCTGGCAGAGTTACGTCAAGCTATGGTAACATTTCCATGATATCATGTGAGAACAACTTTGTACATACGGGTACAGAATTTGGAAAGAATAATCTCAAATCCTGATATGACTAACTACAGTTACTGACGTTATGATAATTCAGGAAGTCACTACTTTTATTCGTCTTCAGTGAGCTAATATTCTTATCTCATTTACATGTAACATTTACCTCTTTTGCTTAAAGCTTGTTTTAATTAGATCAGTCAGTTGGATAATCAGACAAAAGTCAATAATTTTAGGTGTCAGTCTGTGTAACTAATGCATGAACTAGCCACTGGCAGCTAACAATTGTAGTTGGTTGTCATCTAAAAATTCATTGCCATAGGCACTAAAATAGTCACCATTCTGAACCCTTGCTTGACATCAACCACAtacacgtgcgcacgcacacacaaacacacacacacacacacacacacacacacacacacacacacacacacacacacacacacacaaacacacacacaaacacacacaccagttttAGATCTGACCTACTGGATGAGCCATCAATTATGCAAATTTGCATGCACCTTGCAATTGCACAACATTATACTTCCCACCATGGTAGCTACTCCAATAGTAAGCTTCCTAATTAACGTTTAGACCATCTATACTTCCCACCATCCTAAGCTTCCTAATGTTGGAAAGAGGCCAGTGCACAAAGGAACCAAAATATAACCTTTACAGAGATAATCAGACATTGACTGGAAAATGCTTTATCTTTTATTCTTTTCAAAATACTGATACCTCTGATTTCTAATTACTTGACTGGAGGCCTGTCTGTTGCTGACTGTCACTCTGGTCTGGTTGTTAGTGGATTCTCTCCATACCCAATGGGAAGGTTGGACAGAAGTACTAATACAAATAATTCATAAAGTAGAGAGGTCTCCTAAACATCTTTTGGCTCCTCATGAAAATCAATCAAAAGCCACAAAAGACACTCTAATAAGGACACACTGATTGCATCCATATACTTTACATTAGATGTCTTGTTTCGAATTAGTCATCTAGTCACCTACATTGAAATGGCAGTTCAGCTCTTTGTCATCGATCTGTTGCTTGAACAGCAAGGTAGACTCTCCGCCACAGTAATCTTCACTGGTGACAAGAGTAACATCACCCCAACCTTCCTGTGCCAGAAAATCAACAGCTACCAACGCTTGAAGCTTACAGGTTTGCTGCAGCataagaaattgattttgatgtGGAAAAAAAAGCGTCAGAATCCACTGTAGAACTGTAGAGAAACGGACTGTCAAGTAGTGACAAAAAGCCTGTGTCAAGAACCTCTGTCCTATCCTCATTCACAACACTATCTGCCAACTGAAAGAATTCCGATATATGCATCGACACGCTATGCTTTTGATAAAACGGGCATACAATAGAGGCTAAAACTCTAGGCAGTTTTTTTTAGAGGCCAGCCAAGTCATCTGACTTCCAACACAGTTATCATGAGTCTGGTCATTCCCACAGGTGTCATATAGCCTGTAGCTCAGCATCCTGTTCCTGTCCATCGCGGCGATCAAATCTGTGGCGTACAGAAGAGCTTCGGCCTGCTCAACAGCGAAGCGGTGCGGTGGAAACTGTGCACTATTAGCGTCACACAGAGTGCACACGTAGTCGAGGGTCTCCTCAGAAATTCTGTCCCACATGGATACAGAGAAGAAGCCTCCAACAACGGTGGTGTTAGCCGTAGTGCCATCGACATACATCGCGTAGTCTGTTGGATCCGGACAGTCGTTTGCTACACTGCTCGGTAAACATTGGTTTGATAGTGAAGAAACGCAGCAAGCTTGAAGTGCTAGCAGCACAACAACGGCAGCTGCACGAAGCAATGTGGACCAGGAACAACCAGAGACGCACATGGCGGTCGATCTTGGGAGAGAAATCCTACTTGTGGCAAAATACCATTGTGTTTTGATATGCACCGTTGCCTCGTTTGTAGCCGTAAGTTACACATCCTTACATGGTAACATCAACTTTCGCTACTTAAATGGGACACtaaataaagaagcactacagtgtcCTAAGGCGTACCATAGCTTTGCTACGTTGCCTCGTAGccacgcagtgtggattgcagtcccggatgtggtGTTACCATTCCTGATTTGCAATCCACACTTCTTCTGATGCGAGGCTAGTTGCCTTGCAGGTCGGTCGCGAGCGTGAAATAGATACTGacatttggtcacgtgtttgCCTCAGCAGCGATCACGTGTTACGTCTAGCTGGCCGGTCGGTCGGTCAGCTAGGTACGTCACGATAGGGTACGACTCCTTAGGATAACGTAATCGTAGTGTGCACACTAGTATAAAATAGATACTCGGACAGTATTCtactcagtgtgtgtgtgtgtgtgtgtgtgtgtgtgtgtgtgtgtgtgtgtgtgtgtgtgtgtgtgtgtgtgtgtgtgtgtgtgtgtgtgtgtgtgtgtgtgtgtagttgttgttgcctTACTGTTGTATTGCTAATCAAGCATTGTGTGCGTTGACAGTGTCTCAGTCTGTACACGTTCTAGAGTAGTATTGTTCATCTCATAATTATGATATCGGCCATTTGCCCTCTGTATAATTACAACCGTGTACGTCGACATAACTGTTGCAGTCCGTACACGCGTTACATACCTATTACTCTAGTAGTGGGCGCAAAGGGTGGTGGGGCTGACTCGCTGCTGAGACTTCGGCTTCGGTCTTTGATATTAAAAGTTTGAAAACGCTTTcgaaaagtggtggggcttcAGCCCCCTCTGGCCTCTATTCCGCGACGCCGCTGTAGTGTTTCATACGtcggtacactgtacaaagagTTTTGTACACGTGGTGGGTACACGTACGATTGTTTGTACGCTGATACTCTCCGGTACAGTACCGCTGTCACGGGAAAcgcgtacatgtacatgcactaATACAACAGTGATAACAATGAACGCGTACGCCCCTCGGTGTAATATCATGCTGCATGATCTGGTAATTGTTGCAATGATGTAAGCAACGGTAAAACATAattaaagttagcgattgtacACAGTGCTGTTGTACAGCAATCTGATTCCGCTATTTCAATTGCATGTTGACGGAAGTTCTCAGAGAGTAACCGAAACAATCAACGCACACGCTAGCTGAAATGCCAAGGGCGGCGGAAACTCCTTGAGATTGGGGGGATTTCGTAACAGATTGCCGCCATTTTGTTATTAACTGAATGTgattggttgtcactgattaattaatctgtgACCGAAGTATAAccagagcagcatgcacacaaatgatcacaacaatgtgtatcaagctagtcaactgcaacaccattcagtattatttctacttgcaagcaacaaaacttCCAAAGTATTTCTTCGATCATCGTTCGCTAAATCGAAGTCCCATTATATAGCGTGATAGCGTCCAGTATTGCCCGATATTGGAGGGCTGCTGCTCTAGCTCCTGCCCTTGGTTCCGCCGCCTCTGATTTATAACAATGTGATTTTGAAACAGATGTTGCATCCACCAATGTGTGTTTGCCAGAGACGTACTCTGGCATGCCTGTAGCACAGACTGCACGTTGTGTCTACTAAACTTTAGGGCTCTTCTCGCACGTGCATACGGGTATCTCTAGAGTGCATATGCGCATTTTAGATTCTATAATCTActtgatttaattattacTGCACGGATAGAGTTTCGCCATGATCGGACGAGGAACCCTTATACCTAGACATTTCATTGCATCTGCATCCTCTACGCAATTGACAATGAGAACCACCTCGAGCTCTACGTTACGTTTATATTCTTTTTTCTAGCCGGTCGCCCGTACTCTGCTAACGCCGGCTGCCCGAAGACGCCCCCAGACTGCCCAAGTGAACAGAACGGAGCTGGAGATATTTCCGGATCTTCTAGTGTGATCGGTGGTGTTTTCTCCATCTCATCATGGCGTAGCAAGAGTTGCTCTCTGTGTTCTGACGACGCAACCGTGCAGCGTGCCAGCGTCGAGCTAACCGAAGTTCTAATACTCGCCACAAAGATTCTAGACAATGCGACAGAAAAGGAAGACGTGGTTTTT harbors:
- the LOC134180869 gene encoding tyrosine-protein kinase receptor UFO-like — its product is MIQLIVAAVAHFDKVEKFDDNSTAIEHCFQERGKSVVAGSYWFGAILLIAFIALLIVDLCVKKDEEDEHHLTVFDIIRTSIAVAASILYMIGLVFVVHVDSTSQCLNHGRWFIFLALFPAFVGLLVSALQTVKSIREKRREIQEYRYSMELLRIRSQSSQKHLYLFDGFPHLSAKAEGSSFKLDEDVLKEIGEVLIDPGRIDIKVTIGKGNFGEVFKGMLDTDNEVAVKSVQDVTSQKEVTDFIREGLQMKAFDHPNVMELVGICWLNDDSAKVRMTAPLIVLPFMERGDLKNYLRKSRPGKLSPEEALKSPINLAQLAKFCHQIGMGMEYLSKQGIIHRDLAARNCMVNNDLDIKVADFGLSRAMSEGKDYYRMGQGGQLSVKWMAPESLIDFFFTEKSDVWAFGVTMWEVMTLAQVPYPGVSNQDVIPYLKRGNRLHKPDECPFEIYEIMKRCWIMNAEERPTFTNLVRDIEEFLTELMNYFDPNAADEPVPPDPYSNWSQARSAEIMEIEEQAERERANRENEPDGGEGLGLELLDKLGRGGDVVVNMTAVEENDETPRYHQSELENEETPRYHQSELDV